In the Wyeomyia smithii strain HCP4-BCI-WySm-NY-G18 chromosome 2, ASM2978416v1, whole genome shotgun sequence genome, one interval contains:
- the LOC129723758 gene encoding uncharacterized protein LOC129723758 isoform X1 → MRAVLVDILGDTLAVHDVLGMLSPSAKMFCRTCYANRDSLKAGELGDNYPARTVASTKSDLEALQAGKTTPGQVGLVRDCSFHKLKYFHMANNLTFDPMHDLLEGVAGMVIKLFLRDALNKKNITIGEINRRINDFDYGDAEKGNKPSANFTVDMLKKKTNCISQSAAQTWSLLRAFPFLFSDCFNQEDNSVEMLHALQKITYYSFSNSMNRVMIDDLQHAINTFHREFCAHYPDNIINKIHHLSHYPAKVMEKGPLVNDSCMLFESEFKGAKGQAKNCNNFRNITFSLAKRLNLKQINDIINHHYDIERKTVFSTRTVNKNTLEYKSLLFDLPEEITMILHYSCDETSFAAGLTVKYRKCGYTCYGIIITIVDVLSEYVFIIQELEMIEFCRKKHAYKTTISQRIHRTTESNISKRKTYSLWKCSSSTDETYYISLKYFDE, encoded by the coding sequence ATGCGAGCGGTATTAGTTGATATACTTGGCGATACTCTAGCGGTACATGATGTTTTGGGGATGCTCAGCCCTTCGGCTAAAATGTTCTGCCGAACATGCTACGCCAATCGTGATTCATTGAAAGCCGGTGAGCTTGGTGATAACTATCCAGCACGGACAGTAGCCAGTACTAAAAGCGACTTGGAAGCTCTTCAAGCAGGAAAAACAACACCTGGTCAAGTTGGGTTGGTGCGCGATTGTTCATTCCACAAGCTGAAATATTTTCACATGGCAAACAATTTGACGTTCGATCCCATGCATGACTTACTCGAAGGAGTAGCAGGTATGGTAATTAAACTATTTCTAAGGGATgcactgaacaaaaaaaatataacaattgGAGAAATAAATAGAAGAATTAACGATTTTGATTATGGTGACGCCGAGAAAGGCAATAAACCATCAGCAAACTTTACGGTGGATATGTTAAAGAAAAAAACCAATTGCATAAGCCAATCAGCTGCGCAAACATGGTCATTATTGCGAGCCTTCcctttcctgttcagtgattgTTTTAATCAGGAGGATAACAGCGTAGAAATGCTTCATGCATTGCAGAAAATAACGTATTACTCATTCTCAAACAGTATGAACAGAGTCATGATAGACGATTTGCAACATGCCATAAACACATTTCATCGCGAGTTCTGCGCTCATTATCCTGATAACATAATTAACAAAATTCATCATTTGAGTCACTATCCTGCTAAAGTTATGGAGAAGGGACCATTAGTTAATGACAGCTGTATGCTTTTCGAAAGTGAATTCAAAGGAGCGAAGGGGCAAGCGAAAAACTGTAACAACTTCAGAAATATTACATTTAGTTTAGCAAAAAGATTGAATTTGAAGCAAATTAATGACATAATCAACCATCATTATGACATCGAaagaaaaacagtttttagTACTCGTACGGTAAACAAAAACACTCTAGAATACAAGTCTCTCTTGTTTGATTTACCAGAAGAAATAACCATGATTTTGCATTACTCATGTGATGAAACGAGTTTTGCTGCTGGACTTACTGTTAAATATCGAAAATGTGGATACACGTGCTACGGAATCATAATTACGATAGTTGATGTACTATCGGAATACGTTTTCATTATACAAGAATTGGAAATGATTGAGTTCTGCAGAAAAAAACACGCCTATAAAACAACTATATCACAGCGCATTCATCGAACAACTGAATCGAACATTTCCAAGAGAAAAACCTATAGCTTATGGAAATGTAGCAGTTCTACCGATGAAACATATTACATAAGTTTAAAATACTTCGATGAATAA